The sequence TAGTTACGGACGCCACCATTCGGTCTCTCTCGATACAGCAAAAGGCCCCAATGCCAACGAATCTTCCCCTCATGACCCATATTAGGGAACTTTATAATGATAGTCCGTGTTCCATTCTTACATCCCTGTGGTCCATGCGCTTTTGCAGGACACCTCCGTCTGTACTGAGTAGCTATCTCGGTAACCTCCCCAAGTGCTCTGCGTTCGTTTTTCTGGAGGTTGGGACGTGACCATGATACCTATTCTCTTATTCGCTCTTCAGCCCCTTTCGTCGACACTGGTTTGTCTCAGGTGATGATTCGTCTGTATTCCTTACACTAATCAGATGCCTTTTCCCCATTTCTCCTCTTCACTCTCTTTCCAAGCAATCGACCCTTTTGACGAGGTATTTGTGATCTATATGTTGGAATAACAGGCACCTCCTCGAGGAACCAGCTAGAGTTGTCTGCTATGGCACACCATCGCACGGAAGAGGACTTTGCTCCTGACTTACAGAACCCACCTTTGGATTTCAACCATAGCTCGATTCAAGGTCAAGACTTCCTTGTGTCGGCCACATCCCAACAGTCTAGTACCGTCCCTCGTGTATTGCATGAAGCCGTCTACACGCCTGTAGCAAGTCCCCAGCCGCTGAAGCTGGTGGCTCTATTTAACACAGAACTTACACCGCCCCGGTTCCATGTTACTTATCGGTGGTGGGAAGAGGAGGCCTTACCCATCCTTTGGGCATTCAATATCGGCGATATCAAACGACTACTCCAATTTCGTCTATACGATGACGACGATTTCCCGAGAAGAATCTTGCAAAATAGAAACACTGCCACTTTAACGGAATTCGTTGCGTCTTTGTTCCCTCCAGGACAGCCGGGCCTTCTTGACCTTGCTCACCACGAGAAGGTCGATGAGATAATCCGTTTGTGCCAGAAAATCATTTTTCCAATCCCATGGAACTGGTTTCCCAATTATCTGAACGGTGTCAACCCTGTTACTATTGCCCTGGAAATCAATACAGAGAGTGTTCTACAGTTCAAAGCAATTTCTTTCGAGGACTGGGTGCGTTTTGCTCTTGGATACCCTACGATGTCTATCGTATGGTTCGTAGAGCAGCATCGAGAATTATATAATCTCCTTTCCGCCCATCTTGATAGGCATCCTGAGAAGGAGTGCATATATGTTGATGTGGAAAAGGTTAGTGTGAGAAGGCTCCAAAAACTGTCGACTTCAAGCTAAATGAGAACCAGCAACTCCGATCCCGTTGCCCATGGGCTCATCGAACTGTGCTACAGTGTTTGAAAGATAGGGGGCTTGCAAGTGAAAATACGATTCCGAACCACCGCGTGGCCAAATTCCTCATTGAACCGATACAAGCTCTGTTTAAGTCTCGTCCCAGGCCATTCGTCAAATTTCTTAAGAAGCTCTCGGTTCTTTCAATCCGTTTCTCTCGCAAATATCACGAAGACGTGGATATTAACTGGGCTACTCCTTTCGATGCGGAAATCCCCCATTTGGACGATTTTCTTGCATCAAGCCCTGCCCCGACACTAGCGAGAAGACTCACTTTCTCTGATGAGCGCGGATTTACTGGACTTTCGACCCTAAGTTTTGGTGAAGAAAACGGCCAACTACAAACTCTGGTTGATAATTGGCATTTACTTTCGATGTCAGTTGAAGAATGTTGTACGGCTTTTGTCGAAATGCTCCATTACTTCAAGGAGTGTGTAAAGGTAAGAGAGAAAATACGTTTATATTATCAGCACTAAACATGATATTAACAACTTTCTCATACTCAGGCACTACTTAATATGAGAAACTATTATTCGGCTACGGCAATGCTCCATGGCCTTCAAGAAGCGCAACCTCGGCCATTTGATTCGCCACTAAGTTCCTCCCATATTGATTCGCTGGATTCTCTCTTCAACCTCTTAGACTCTACCGACAACTACGCAGCATATAGGCGAACTATGGGGGAGCAACCCGGTCTCCCATTCTTGCATCCTCATATCGCGGAATATCATACCAAGGGGCAGGGAGCTATTGCTGGCCTGTTTCCATTGTCCTTGTAGGATCAAACGGAGGATTCGCAATTGGCTTATCTTTAATCGGCATCGCCGTATTTTCTTGTCAGTTCGCATCTGAGCCCATGGTTTTAGACCGGCTGGCAGGGGAACGTTCTGTGGCGATACTGAGGGAGACCCACTGATCAAGAGCTGATTAATTTGTAGCCTGATTCCTGAAATTATATTGGCTTGATACCATGCCCTGGAATTACTTATCAAAGCGCCACTGTCGTTACGGTTACAATACATCCTGTCATCATCAACGAATCTTTCCAATTGAGAGGTATCAATTTACTTGAGCTCTTCCCCCGGTTTAGGTGAGATGGGCAATTATCCTTGCATATGCCTCAAGAATGCTGAGTCCCCGCTAGTTTGTTGAGCCTGGCAGCCAATCCGACCGCGCTGGGAGAATGGCCGTCCTTGCAGCAGTTTCCACAGGCGTGTGGATGGGGACCAATGGTTAAGCCGAGCATGATCGACGAGGTTTCATAGGATATACCCGGGTATAGTTATAATTTCTAGACCGGGCCATGCAACTTGCTTCTCAACATACTTGAACTTTTCTGACAACCACTATCGGCTGGGAGAAAAGTACTAAGTATATGATTGGGGACACCGAGAAGGCTCGACACCCCACCCGTGGCGATGATTACATATATCACAGTCCATACTGCTATCCAATGGGCTATCAGGTAATATACGCTCCGCTTATGGCGACGGTTGATTAGTTTCAGCTGGGTTCATCCGATGTTCGAGGTATCACGGCTAGCCCATCTAAGTATGGAATTTCAGTGTCTACTTTTGATTTTCAGTTACCAAGGTGGATTCTTTTCACTCATATTATATTTCCTTATGTTGCTGTTCTCCGCATTCTGCTGCGTGAAACCAGGCGCCCAGCTGCATACTTCCTGGTACGGTGAGAAAAGGACAGCCAGCCCGCATGGGTATAGTTCTTGGCCATTGGAGCCGGTACAAGTACAACTTGATGTATGATGTTTCGGTTTCCGAATTCTGAGAAGGCTAAAACGCAACGGAGATCCTGATCTTCCAACTCATCCGTATGATCGTCCGGTGGTCGATGATGAAGTACCTCAGGTAAATCAATTCATTATGactttactccgtactccgtacacgaTCTCAAATTTCTTGAGCTATCTATACCGGGTATTGAGACCCATGGGGCAATACCATCATCCAGTCAATAGGGTGCTAAGGGTTCCCGAAGTGACCTTAGGTAGTCGTGGCCATCTTTGGGGCGTCCCTGGTTGAATTTTAAATGCCTAGGTCTGCACATTATGCACTGAGCATGCAGGTTGTAAATCTTGCATTTAGCGAGCACATGCCCTCCTGGGGTGGCAATAAATGTAGGTCTATTGCACATTTGTGGCCTGTCGTGTATACGAGgtcctcctccccccccctctttttttttttttttttttggaacaATTTTCGAAAGCTGCTGCTGGTGGCCAACATACCGGATGTAACGAGTCAGTGGCACATAGAATTTCTGTGCAGGGGAGATAGTTTGAACCGCCTCTGAGGCGCCATCAAGAAGGGCTACTTTCGAAATCCCTGTGTTGCCCAGTAGTTACGTTCAGGTCTGCACTGTTAtgggggaaaaagaaatattcAGGAATTTTTGTATCCTTCTGTTTACAATTGAGCCAGCCGAAATGGATCCTCCGTAAATACATACAAAGCACCCAACAAACCTCTCGCTATTTCAAACCAAAAGCTGAGCAAGATCTAGCCCAGAAATTAGATTGGTATGCATGTGCCACGGCATAACATATAATTGACCACTAACTAGCGACCCCTTACTGAAGGTGAAATCTTCATATCAAATGTCAAGAAGGGGATTCACAAATTTCTACTTCCACTGCCCGGTGTGCAGTTGTGACCATGAGTTGCAGAACTCTTGTATCAAAAACGTCACTCAAGGTTGTCCGGTATCGCCTATCCATAGCTGATCTTGGGAGCTGAATATGAAGCATATCGCTGCATCTCTTTCGACTAAACAAAAGGCTTCGATCTCCTTGGGCAAATTTTCGATGTGTAGCGCCCAGCTAGTGTGGTGCGGTATGAAGGTCTACCCTTCATTGGTGCTTAGGCACTGGAAGAAAATTTTGGTTGTGGCAACCGGATTGCACGGAGGGAGAGAAGGCCCGAGTTTCCCGTAATAGAGCAAGAATCATACGTGTCATGGGGTGACTTTGGGAATGGAAGCTGTTCATGCTATCACTGGCCGCCCAATGCTTGCCTCTTCGGCTTGCCCGGAGGGAGTGTCATGGCTTTCCGGTGAGGTTTACTTGCTTGCGCTTGCATGGTTGGAACTGCATACCGGCAATGTTGATACTATGATTACAAGGAAATAAGACATGAATTCATTATAGGAAGATCCCATTGGCCCCGTATACCTCCTTGAGATACAACCGACGCCATTCTCCTTGACAAAAGGGTTCGTAACattatcttttcttattgATTCACATGGATATCTTTTAATTGCTAGAAAACCTACCGCTACATACGTGACAATGGATGATAGGCAGTTTAGCGGCCAGCAAGAGCCATGGCACGGCGACGATCTCTCTCTTCAGCAATGGAGAGCTGTAAATCAGAGCATTAGCACTTATCGATCAGAAGTTCgtaataagaataagaacCTACCTTGACACCCTTGCCCTTAGGAAGACTGACCCAGGGCTTTTCATGGCCAATGACGAAGACGTTGGATTCACGAGTAGCGAAGGTGTTGTCAATAGCATCCTTGATGTGGACGATACCGAAACCACCCTCGTGGCGCTCACGGTGAGTGATGACACCAACACGACCCATGTTACGACCGCCAGTGGCCATGCAGATAACACCAGTATCGAACTTGATGAAGTCGGTGATCTTGCCAGTAGCAATGTCGATCTTCACGGTGTCGTTGACCTTGATGGCTGGGTCAGGGTAACGGATCCTAGAGTAGTCTGTATTAGCATTTCATGTTCCAAGGCTATCTTTCATCTTTCACCGTTTGTTTCCCAAGTTTCATGGAGATTATCGATTGGAGAATGTGATGATGTCGCGTCTTTCAATCCCCCACCCGAAATCAACCAAAGCTTGGTCCAACGTCTGAATGATGCGGAATATGATCAGAAACTCACGTTCTCGCATCGTGCGTAACCAAGAATGGGATTCCGCCCTTGCCCAACTGGACACGCTTGACTTTGCCCAACTTGTATTCGGCCTCCTCGCCGGAGATGCGGTGGACAGTGAAACGGCCCTTGGTGTCATAGATAAGACGGAAGTTCTCCCCGGTCTTCTCGATGCTGATGACGTCCATGAAGCCAGCTGGGTAGGTGGCATCGGTGCGGACCTTGCCGTCGACCTTGACGAGGCGCTGCATGAGGATGGCATTGGTCTCACGTCCGTTGAGGGCGTACTTCAACCTGTGATACGACAAATCTTAGATAACGCTCTTCTTTACAGAGTGAACAAACTTTTCAAAACCAACCTGTTACGGATGAAGACGATGAGAGGCAAGCAGTCTCGTAGCTTGTGAGGACCAGGGGATGGGCGAGGGGCATAGGCACCAGACAATTTGTCCAAGAGCCAGTGCGAGGGTGCGCTCAAGCGCTTCTGGTGCTTCTTTCTGTAGGCGAAATTGTCAGCAATGGGGGGCGCATATGAAATGCTGACTATTTTTCAAAGGATAACTCACGGTCCACGGCCCATTTTGGATGTATTGTCGACTTGAACGCTTTGGTTGTCGAGTTGGTCGCGAGTCGAAGGTCAGAAAGATTTCgcgaaagggaaaagaaaatgcgTTTGGTGTTGTGGAGCGGTTTGTTGGTCGAGCCCTAAAAATTGCCCTTTTTGGGGAAAGCGCAGTTTCCGTCCCTGCTGacataactaactagttaatcaCGCTAAACTTAATCTTACattttgattgtgaaaagCGCCCGAAGCACAAAGTAGATGTATTGTATTAACTATTTGCCTTGGATGGATTAATAACAGCTTTTTCCGTCTTTATCATGACAagctttttgtttttacAAATAGCCCTTGATCACAGCAGCTTCCGCGTTGAGGATCGACGATCCCGCTGCGCCGATGACAGTGTTGTGGCTCAGAGCCGCAAACCTAATATCAAAATATCCACCTTTTTGGCCTTCTCGGATACGGCCAACGCTCACCGTATAGCCGCCAGACAGATCTCGGTCAAGCCTGGGCTGTGGTCGGTCAGGTTCATCAAAGACCTTGATGGCCTGTGGCGGAGCGGAGTAACAACCCAGTTTCTGAGCCTCGGATTGGTATTCTCTCATCGCTTGGGCAACCTGTTCCGCACTGGGAGGAGGGCGGTTCTTGAACCTTAGAGAGACAAATGCCATATGTCCATCTGTAACCCCGACTCGAGTGCACGTTGCGGCAACCCTGAGGCCTTCCTGCTCAACGAAGGCTGTGGCGTCCGCATTTAATGTACCAAGGATCTTTTGGGCCTCGGTTTCTAACTTATCCTCCTCTCCTGAAATGAAAGGAATGACGTTATCCACTATATCCATGCTCGGGACACCTGGATATCCAGCACCAGAGATCGCTTGTTCTGTAAAAACCTCAACTTCTTCGACAGGGCCGAACTTGGCTTGGAGAGCAGCGAATGGAATGACTATGCCAATGACAGCACAGTTGGAATTGCACACTAGGAAACCCTTGTTGAGGTTGTAATGCTTCCTCTGGTAAGGGATAAGGTCAAGATGCGAAGTATTGACGGTCGGGACGACCAACGGGACTGCTGGGTCGCGTCTATAGTTCTTCGCGTTCGAGAACACAGGAAGATCTGCCTTGATAAATTCCATCTCTACAAAGCGCCAGATCCTTAGTTCAAGTCCAAGAAAGATTGCTAAGTCTAGGTCAAGCGGTAGCACCAACCTATTTCTCCAGCGATATCACTATCTAAGCCCGAGAACACAAGATCGCAGTCTTTGAAATGCTCCGACCTGCAATCCCGTACAAGCAAGTTGGCGATCTTTTCGGAGATGGGCTTTGCCTGCTTCCATCTCACGGCATCCTTGTAGAGCTTGCCAGCGGAGCGAAATGATGCTCCAACAGCGTGTAATTCCAGGAAAGGGTGGTCAGCAAGGAGCAAGACGAAGCGTTGGCCGACTGAGCCAGTGGCTCCTAGGACGCCTAATTGACCATTAGCACTGAAAAACGGCATGGAGGGGGTATTTTAGCAGGGATTGGACTCACCGCACTTTTTCTTAGGAACTGAGGCCATGGTAGACTAATTATGATGTCTTCTCGAAAAGAATGTTAATGACAAGGTTCGTCTGTGAGTAATGATGGAATTTCGAGCAAGCTGCGACTTCGGCGGAGTCACCGAGAAATTAGTTAGTCGGAGGGGTTCGCCGATAAGGAACGAGTTTAGATAAGCCCTCCTGTCGACGCTCAGCGATTGGCGGGGTTGCAAATTGACAGCAATTATCACTCGATCTTCCTGAGAGCCAATGCACGAGGTGGCGTTGAGGCAAGGGGAGGGAAATTATTAAAGCTTCCGCATGAATGCTCGAGGGTAAAGGGGATCCGCCCTCCGTACAATCAGATGCCGTTCAAAAGCTTAATTGTCCTGAGAGTTGAAACTTTTGCCTCGTGTCTCTGCATGTTGTGGCGTTGGTGCCAGGGGTGACTTCAACCGTTCACTCACAACTAACAAGAGATCAGGGATCTGTTTTGAGTAATAATAGAAGGCATTCTATATTTAGATGCTTCGGTGATTGACCGCCGCCTCGTCGATCTTAGAGCAGGGCATTAACGCTTACGAACCGCCGCTGGGGTACAAATGAGGTTATGAAAACAGATTCCTCTCTCTCCCATGGCATTCCTATCTACAGTGCTGCAGGAGGTAGATTGAGTCAATTCTAGGAAGTTGTGATTGCAAAGATATCTCGCAAGCAGTGGGTTAGTACTTTTTCATTATAGTACATATTATTCCATTTGTGTCTATCCAAAATCCAAAGGTACCGACCGCTCTAATTCATGAAACATCGAGGCAGGATCTCGGGCATAGTTAGCACATTAGTTACTTTCTTTTCGCATCGAAGATTTTTCCAGGGTTGAGAAGCCAGTGCGGGTCGAGAGCCCGCTTAACACTTCGCATCACATCGATGGTTTCCGGACCCAGCTCCTTGATCAGAGACGACATTTTGCCCATCCCTACACCGTGCTCTCCCTGCATAAGTTACACAATCGGTCAGTTTATCACGGCTTGAAATTAGGTAAGGCTTTCGGGAATGAATTTACCGTGCAGGACCCTTCCATCTCAATAGCGCGATCAACCATGTCGTAAACAACTTTTTCGACTTTCGCACGCTGCTCCGGATTCTTTCTATCGTACATGATGCTTGCGTGGAAGTTTCCATCACCGACGTGGCCAAGGACGCAAGCATACATtccaagatcatcaagatcCTTTTTCGATAATTCTAGAATGGGGAGTTAGCCTCTAGGATAAGCTATGAATTTTCGGAGACTGACCGATAATATCTGGTAATCTGGAAAGGGGCACTGCAACATCTGTGGACCAGACATCGCTCGAACCATCCTCTCTCAAGGCGAGCATGCTCCAGAGTGACTCTTTTCGCGCAGACCATAAATCACGACCTTCCTTGCCGTTCCTGGCGAATTCAAAGGAGGTGCCTCCACTCTGTTTTGCAATGCCTTTTGTGATGCTTATGCTTTCAGAGACGCCAGACTTCGTGCCAGAGAATTTAAAGAATAATGTTGGGCATTCTTTCCATACCCGGTTTGTGCCACCTGCTCTGTTGATAATGCTCATCTGGACTTCATCAAGGATTTCCATGCATTGGATGGGAACTCCCCTCCGCATGACACGCATCGCCGCGCTTGCAGCGTCCCGGATGCTATCAAATGTAGCCACACCCACTCTAGTCTGCTCGGGTATGACGGCCAGTTTTAGAGTGATTTCGGTAACAATTCCAAGCGTACCCTCTGAACCTACAAACATGCCAGTCAAGTTATAGCCAGCAGAGCTCTTCCGTGGCCGATGTCTTGTTTTGATAATTCGGCCATCTGCAAGGACAACGGTCAAATTAATAACCCAATCTTTCATGGTTCCGTAGCGCACAGCGTTGGTACCACTGCAATTCGTCCCAACCATGCCTCCGATCCTAGCTGGTGGTCCCGGATCGATGGGAAAGAATAGTCCTGTATCTTTAATCTCTTCATTGAGCTGAACCCATTGCATCGATGGCTGAACGACGACGTCCAAATCATCTTCATGCAGCTCGATGATCTTGTCCATATGCAAAAAGTCGATGCTTATCCCTCCGTGCGGGGCTGAAAAATTTCCCTCCAAACTAGAACCACCGGAGTATGGGACCATTGGCACCCGATATTTGTGGCATACTTGTGCAATCTTGGAAACCTGTTCCGTGTCTTTGGGATAGGCCACGGCGACAGGCAATCGGTCGCTGTTAACCGTCGACCACTCCGAATATCCATGTAAATGCAAGACTTCATCGTCTGTACTGATCGCCTCCTCCCCAAGGATTTCTCTCAGCTCAGCAATTGCCTATTATTCACCATTAGCATAATCCGTACCACATTCCACACCTAGAACAGCATCTCGATACCTTCTCCATTTCTTCGAGTGTCCCGTACTTTAGATCATTCGCAATTACGGTCTGCTGAGACTCGGAGTAGTACTTGCCAAAGACATAGCCCGAGGCGatagcagcagcagcggccACTACTATCTGACTTGTTTTCCAGGAAGTTGACGTTGAAGACTTGGATGCATTTTGGGTGTGTGTAGCGCTGCTATTCCATCTCCGTCGGGTGGCCTGAACAGGAAGACCTTGCTGACGGGGTGCAACGTTGACACCGCGCCGTGAAAATTGGGCGGCAGCTCGACTAAAAGCTTTCATGAGATATACGAGATACGGAGCTTATTGCTTGAGAAGGGAGTAGTACGAAGTAAAGACACAAAATTCAAGTTGAGAGTTGGGAACTTCCGCTGAAAACATTTACTCGCACTTGGCATGGGGGAACTGGGGATTAAATACTTCGTATAAAAAGGTCGATTCTTTCTTACGGTGGTATTCTCCAGTTAAGGATGTGAAAGAGCTCAAGCTATCGCTCCTGTCTGCAATCTACTCCATAAGTCTGCGGAGGAGTGAGCCGAGATAAAAGAGAACATGATACCACTTGACTAGATGACTAAGCGGTATTGGAAGTCGTTTAGAAGTGCGCCGGTAAAGTCAATACTGATCTCGATGAAATGTTCCTTCAC is a genomic window of Coccidioides posadasii str. Silveira chromosome 3, complete sequence containing:
- a CDS encoding uncharacterized protein (EggNog:ENOG410PU94~BUSCO:7146at33183), giving the protein MAHHRTEEDFAPDLQNPPLDFNHSSIQGQDFLVSATSQQSSTVPRVLHEAVYTPVASPQPLKLVALFNTELTPPRFHVTYRWWEEEALPILWAFNIGDIKRLLQFRLYDDDDFPRRILQNRNTATLTEFVASLFPPGQPGLLDLAHHEKVDEIIRLCQKIIFPIPWNWFPNYLNGVNPVTIALEINTESVLQFKAISFEDWVRFALGYPTMSIVWFVEQHRELYNLLSAHLDRHPEKECIYVDVEKVSCLKDRGLASENTIPNHRVAKFLIEPIQALFKSRPRPFVKFLKKLSVLSIRFSRKYHEDVDINWATPFDAEIPHLDDFLASSPAPTLARRLTFSDERGFTGLSTLSFGEENGQLQTLVDNWHLLSMSVEECCTAFVEMLHYFKECVKALLNMRNYYSATAMLHGLQEAQPRPFDSPLSSSHIDSLDSLFNLLDSTDNYAAYRRTMGEQPGLPFLHPHIAEYHTKGQGAIAGLFPLSL
- a CDS encoding uncharacterized protein (CAZy:AA4~EggNog:ENOG410PGHW~COG:C) codes for the protein MKAFSRAAAQFSRRGVNVAPRQQGLPVQATRRRWNSSATHTQNASKSSTSTSWKTSQIVVAAAAAIASGYVFGKYYSESQQTVIANDLKYGTLEEMEKAIAELREILGEEAISTDDEVLHLHGYSEWSTVNSDRLPVAVAYPKDTEQVSKIAQVCHKYRVPMVPYSGGSSLEGNFSAPHGGISIDFLHMDKIIELHEDDLDVVVQPSMQWVQLNEEIKDTGLFFPIDPGPPARIGGMVGTNCSGTNAVRYGTMKDWVINLTVVLADGRIIKTRHRPRKSSAGYNLTGMFVGSEGTLGIVTEITLKLAVIPEQTRVGVATFDSIRDAASAAMRVMRRGVPIQCMEILDEVQMSIINRAGGTNRVWKECPTLFFKFSGTKSGVSESISITKGIAKQSGGTSFEFARNGKEGRDLWSARKESLWSMLALREDGSSDVWSTDVAVPLSRLPDIIGQSPKIHSLS
- a CDS encoding uncharacterized protein (EggNog:ENOG410PHPF~COG:E~BUSCO:9061at33183); its protein translation is MASVPKKKCGVLGATGSVGQRFVLLLADHPFLELHAVGASFRSAGKLYKDAVRWKQAKPISEKIANLLVRDCRSEHFKDCDLVFSGLDSDIAGEIEMEFIKADLPVFSNAKNYRRDPAVPLVVPTVNTSHLDLIPYQRKHYNLNKGFLVCNSNCAVIGIVIPFAALQAKFGPVEEVEVFTEQAISGAGYPGVPSMDIVDNVIPFISGEEDKLETEAQKILGTLNADATAFVEQEGLRVAATCTRVGVTDGHMAFVSLRFKNRPPPSAEQVAQAMREYQSEAQKLGCYSAPPQAIKVFDEPDRPQPRLDRDLSGGYTVSVGRIREGQKGGYFDIRFAALSHNTVIGAAGSSILNAEAAVIKGYL
- the RPS4 gene encoding 40S ribosomal protein eS4 (EggNog:ENOG410PFCX~COG:J~BUSCO:11341at33183) produces the protein MGRGPKKHQKRLSAPSHWLLDKLSGAYAPRPSPGPHKLRDCLPLIVFIRNRLKYALNGRETNAILMQRLVKVDGKVRTDATYPAGFMDVISIEKTGENFRLIYDTKGRFTVHRISGEEAEYKLGKVKRVQLGKGGIPFLVTHDARTIRYPDPAIKVNDTVKIDIATGKITDFIKFDTGVICMATGGRNMGRVGVITHRERHEGGFGIVHIKDAIDNTFATRESNVFVIGHEKPWVSLPKGKGVKLSIAEERDRRRAMALAGR
- a CDS encoding uncharacterized protein (EggNog:ENOG410PGHW~COG:C), with protein sequence MYACVLGHVGDGNFHASIMYDRKNPEQRAKVEKVVYDMVDRAIEMEGSCTGEHGVGMGKMSSLIKELGPETIDVMRSVKRALDPHWLLNPGKIFDAKRK